A window from Centropristis striata isolate RG_2023a ecotype Rhode Island chromosome 4, C.striata_1.0, whole genome shotgun sequence encodes these proteins:
- the LOC131969773 gene encoding sodium- and chloride-dependent GABA transporter 2-like, with the protein MLNKKYATKPKKVEVEERGHWGSKVEFLLAVAGNVVGLGNVWRFPYLCYKNGGGAFLVPYLVFVVSCGIPLFLLETTMGQYTQEGGITCWRKLCPLAEGIGFAGQLILLYSSMTYSLILAWALLYLVFSFSSQLPWASCNNYWNTDDCVDFSSRNTTHEWTNQTNTTSAATQFWERRVLAISGGIEELGSIRWEVMLCVISVWIICYFCIWKGVRSTGKVVYFTATFPYVMLIILLIRGLTLPGALEGVMFYLLPEPSRLTDPQVWMEAGAQIFFSYSVGVGSLTVLGSYNTYNNNCYKDCLWLCLLNSATSVVAGFAVFSVLGFMANEQGVPIAEVAESGPGLAFIAYPQAVALMPLPQLWSICFFVMLLLLGLDTQFVAMEVVMTSFIDMFPTVMRRAGRRESFLLLFCLTCFVCQLVMITEGGMYVFQMFDYYACNGACILFLCVFETLALGWVFGAERLYGIIKDMTGVKASPFFKICWLYLTPLVSLGTFICSLVEYQPLTFNRWYVYPSWAYVVGWVLALSSILLVPGWVLYKLGTGTGSLSQRFYQLCQPDLDYSLTPKKIETELQHIREEHLL; encoded by the exons atgttgaataaaaaatatgcaacgAAACCCAAGaaagtggaggtggaggagagaggacactGGGGCAGTAAGGTGGAGTTTCTCCTGGCTGTAGCAGGAAATGTTGTCGGCCTGGGCAACGTGTGGAGGTTTCCTTACCTCTGCTACAAAAATGGAGGGG GTGCATTCCTGGTGCCATACCTGGTATTTGTGGTGAGCTGTGGCATTCCCTTGTTCCTGCTGGAGACGACTATGGGCCAGTACACCCAGGAGGGGGGCATCACCTGCTGGAGGAAGTTATGCCCCCTGGCAGAAG GTATCGGCTTTGCAGGGCAGCTGATCCTCCTCTACAGCAGTATGACCTACAGCCTTATTCTGGCCTGGGCTTTGCTCTACCTGGTGTTCTCCTTCAGCTCACAGCTCCCCTGGGCCAGCTGCAACAACTACTGGAACACAG ATGACTGTGTCGACTTTTCATCGCGAAACACAACCCATGAATGGACCAACCAGACGAACACAACCTCTGCGGCTACACAGTTCTGGGA GCGACGAGTGCTGGCTATCTCAGGGGGGATTGAGGAGCTGGGCAGCATCAGGTGGGAGGTGATGTTGTGCGTAATTTCAGTTTGGATCATCTGCTACTTTTGTATCTGGAAAGGGGTCAGATCTACAGGAAAG GTGGTGTATTTCACTGCTACCTTCCCCTATGTGATGTTGATCATTCTTTTGATCCGTGGACTCACCCTTCCTGGGGCTCTAGAAGGAGTAATGTTTTACCTTCTGCCTGAACCCTCAAGACTCACAGACCCTCAG GTTTGGATGGAGGCTGGAGCTCAGATCTTCTTCTCATATAGTGTGGGTGTAGGCTCCTTAACTGTGCTCGGCAGCTACAACACctacaacaacaactgctaCAA GGACTGTCTGTGGCTGTGTTTGCTGAACAGTGCTACCAGTGTGGTAGCTGGGTTTGCAGTCTTCTCTGTGCTGGGATTCATGGCTAACGAGCAGGGTGTTCCTATTGCAGAAGTTGCTGAGTCAG GTCCAGGATTGGCGTTCATTGCGTACCCTCAGGCTGTAGCCCTGATGCCTCTTCCCCAACTGTGGTCCATCTGTTTCTTTGTCATGCTCCTTCTCTTGGGTCTGGACACACAA TTTGTTGCTATGGAGGTGGTGATGACTTCCTTCATAGATATGTTTCCCACAGTCATGCGCAGGGCAGGTCGGCGGGaatctttcctcctcctcttctgtctcACATGTTTCGTCTGTCAGCTTGTCATGATCACTGAG GGAGGAATGTATGTGTTCCAGATGTTTGACTACTACGCTTGTAACGGAGCCTGCatcctctttctctgtgtgtttgaaaCCCTGGCGCTGGGATGGGTATTTG GTGCAGAGCGGTTGTATGGCATCATCAAGGACATGACAGGTGTGAAGGCCAGCCCCTTCTTCAAAATCTGCTGGCTTTACCTCACACCGCTGGTCTCACTG GGCACTTTTATATGTTCTTTAGTTGAGTACCAGCCTCTGACCTTTAATCGATGGTACGTGTACCCATCCTGGGCGTACGTGGTGGGCTGGGTTCTGGCCCTCTCCTCCATCTTGCTTGTCCCAGGTTGGGTGCTGTATAAACTGGGAACTGGGACTGGGAGCCTCAGTCAG CGTTTCTATCAACTGTGCCAGCCTGACCTTGACTACTCACTGACCCCAAAGAAGATAGAAACTGAGCTGCAGCACATCAGAGAAGAACATCTACTGTAA
- the LOC131970675 gene encoding sodium- and chloride-dependent GABA transporter 2-like: protein MLNKKYATKPKKVEVEERGHWGSKVEFLLAVAGNIVGLGNVWRFPYLCYKNGGGAFLVPYLVFVVSCGIPLFLLETTIGQYTQEGGITCWRKLCPLAEGIGFAGQLILLYTGMTYSLILAWALLYLVFSFSSQLPWASCNNYWNTDDCVDFSSRNTTHEWTNQTNTTSAATQFWERRVLAISGGIEELGSIRWEVMLCVISVWTICYFCIWKGVRSTGKVVYFTATFPYVMLIILLIRGLTLPGALEGVMFYLLPEPSRLTDPQVWMEAGAQIFFSYSVGVGTLAVLGSYNTYNNNCYKDCLWLCLLNSATSVVAGFAVFSVLGFMANEQGVPIAEVAESGPGLAFIAYPQAVALMPLPQLWSICFFVMLLLLGLDTQFVAMEVVMTSFIDMFPTDMRRAGRRESFLLLFCLTCFVCQLVMITEGGMYVFQMFDYYACNGACILFLCVFETLALGWVFGAERLYGIIKDMTGVKASPFFKICWLYLTPLVSLGTFICSLVEYKPLTFNRWYVYPSWAYVVGWILALSSILLVPGWALYKLATGTGSLSQRFYQLCQPDLDYSLTPKKIETELQHIRGKHLQLM, encoded by the exons atgttgaataaaaaatatgcaacgAAACCCAAGaaagtggaggtggaggagagaggacactGGGGCAGTAAGGTGGAGTTTCTCCTGGCTGTAGCAGGAAATATTGTCGGCCTGGGCAACGTGTGGAGGTTTCCTTACCTCTGCTACAAAAATGGAGGGG GTGCATTCCTGGTGCCATACCTGGTATTTGTGGTGAGCTGTGGCATTCCCTTGTTCCTGCTGGAGACGACTATTGGCCAGTACACCCAGGAGGGGGGCATCACCTGCTGGAGGAAGTTATGCCCCCTGGCAGAAG GTATCGGCTTTGCAGGGCAGCTGATCCTCCTCTACACTGGTATGACCTACAGCCTTATTCTGGCCTGGGCTTTGCTCTACCTGGTGTTCTCCTTCAGCTCACAGCTCCCCTGGGCCAGCTGCAACAACTACTGGAACACAG ATGACTGTGTCGACTTTTCATCGCGAAACACAACCCATGAATGGACCAACCAGACGAACACAACCTCTGCGGCTACACAGTTCTGGGA GCGACGAGTGCTGGCTATCTCAGGGGGGATTGAGGAGCTGGGCAGCATCAGGTGGGAGGTGATGTTGTGTGTAATTTCAGTTTGGACCATCTGCTACTTTTGTATCTGGAAAGGGGTCAGATCTACAGGAAAG GTGGTGTATTTCACTGCTACCTTCCCCTATGTGATGTTGATCATTCTTTTGATCCGTGGACTCACCCTTCCTGGGGCTCTAGAAGGAGTAATGTTTTACCTTCTGCCTGAACCCTCAAGACTCACAGACCCTCAG GTTTGGATGGAGGCTGGAGCTCAGATCTTCTTCTCATATAGTGTGGGTGTAGGCACCTTAGCTGTGCTCGGCAGCTACAACACCTACAACAACAATTGCTACAA GGACTGTCTGTGGCTGTGTTTGCTGAACAGTGCTACCAGTGTGGTAGCTGGGTTTGCAGTCTTCTCTGTGCTGGGATTCATGGCTAACGAGCAGGGTGTTCCTATTGCAGAAGTTGCTGAGTCAG GTCCAGGCTTGGCATTCATTGCGTACCCTCAGGCTGTAGCCCTGATGCCTCTTCCCCAACTGTGGTCCATCTGTTTCTTTGTCATGCTCCTTCTCTTGGGTCTGGACACACAA TTTGTTGCTATGGAGGTGGTGATGACTTCCTTCATAGATATGTTTCCCACAGACATGCGCAGGGCAGGTCGGCGGGaatctttcctcctcctcttctgtctcACATGTTTCGTCTGTCAGCTTGTCATGATTACTGAG GGAGGAATGTATGTGTTCCAGATGTTTGACTACTACGCTTGTAACGGAGCCTGCatcctctttctctgtgtgtttgaaaCCCTGGCGCTGGGATGGGTATTTG GTGCAGAGCGGTTGTATGGCATCATCAAGGACATGACAGGTGTGAAGGCCAGCCCCTTCTTCAAAATCTGCTGGCTTTACCTCACACCGCTGGTCTCACTG GGGACTTTTATATGTTCTTTAGTTGAGTACAAGCCTCTGACCTTTAATCGATGGTACGTGTACCCATCCTGGGCGTACGTGGTGGGCTGGATTCTGGCCCTCTCCTCCATCTTGCTTGTCCCAGGTTGGGCGCTGTATAAACTGGCAACTGGGACTGGGAGCCTCAGTCAG CGTTTCTATCAACTGTGCCAGCCTGACCTTGACTACTCACTGACCCCAAAGAAGATAGAAACTGAGCTGCAGCACATCAGAGGAAAACATCTACAATTAATGTGa